DNA sequence from the Rhizobium lusitanum genome:
GCCGACCCTGAAATTGACATAACGGCACCTTACATAAGGAATCGTAGTAAACTTAACGCGTCGATTCGGCGTTAAGACAAAGATCGAATACGCGGTTTGCCGGGAGCAAACATCATGGATGGCAGTAAGATGGAACGGTTTATGCTGAAGGAGCTGCTCGCGATCATCGCAGCTCTCGTACTTGTTTCAGCGGTACTTTTGACGATCGTCATCACGGGCAACTACTGAGCGGCACGCCTCGGCGTGCCCGGTTCCATTCGTGCGCAAGACATAGAGGCGTTCCCTTCCCGAAGTGAGAACGGGTGTCGAACAATTGGCAAGCCAGTCGCTTTGCCTATTCATCTTCTTTTTGGAAAAATGGTGGGCGATGACGGACTCGAACCGCCGACATCCTCGGTGTAAACGAGGCGCTCTACCAACTGAGCTAATCGCCCTTCAGCGAAGCGGTGCAATTGCCCGCCGCGTTTCGGTGGCCGTGATCTATGCGGAACGACGAAAAACCGCAAGAGTGTTTGTGAAGATTTTTTGATTTTTTTGCTCGCGCGGTATCGGCGCAAGTTATCAACAATATGTGTTTTCTCGAAAGCATGCCGGGAGAGGGCGGGGCATATGGGCTGTTTTTGAAATGCATGAGACGCGAACCTGCCATGCTAAATCGATGGAACGGAAACGTGCCGCCGCCGCTTCCGAAAACAATTCGTGCTCTGTCATGGATTTGTATTCAAACCTGCTTGACACCCAAACACGAACCCCGTAGTTAGCCGCTCATCGAACGGCCAAGGCCGCTTTGATGGGTGCGAAAGCATCCGGAACGCTTTGAAATGAAATGCGGGTGTAGCTCAGTTGGTTAGAGTGCCGGCCTGTCACGCCGGAGGTCGCGGGTTCGAGCCCCGTCACTCGCGCCATTTCAAAGAATGAATTCCGGGCTTTTGCCGGGCCGTAAGGTCAAACAATGCGCGGGTGTAGCTCAGTCGGTTAGAGTGCCGGCCTGTCACGCCGGAGGTCGCGGGTTCGAGCCCCGTCACTCGCGCCATTCGTTTCAAGTGACTACAATCAATCATCTATTTGTTGCGAGTGCGAAAGGCCCTTTTCGCCTTTGCGCCTATTTGTCGCGATATCGTTGCAACACATTGATAAGTCCCGTTCGGTAGTGCTTGAAGCGAGCTATTCAAAAGGCTTGCGCCCGCGCTCTGGCTGCGCTAACCACGGCTTTGTTGCAACGCTCTTTCGCTTGCTGGGCATTTGCTCAGAGGCGCCGCCCCGGCGCTCATGGCAAGCAGGGATGGACATGATGACTGGACTACTCAGTTCCTATATTCCGATAGCGATTTTCATTGGTATTGCCATCGTCATTGGTGTGGCATTGCTGATCACGCCGTTTGCCGTCGCCTTCAAGGCGCCCGATTCGGAAAAGCTGTCGGCCTACGAATGCGGCTTCAACGCATTCGACGATGCCCGCATGAAATTCGACATCCGCTTCTACCTGGTGTCGATCCTCTTCATCATCTTTGACCTGGAAGTCGCCTTCCTCTTCCCGTGGGCCGTATCCTTTAGTGCGATCGGCTGGTTCGGGTTC
Encoded proteins:
- a CDS encoding NADH-quinone oxidoreductase subunit A codes for the protein MTGLLSSYIPIAIFIGIAIVIGVALLITPFAVAFKAPDSEKLSAYECGFNAFDDARMKFDIRFYLVSILFIIFDLEVAFLFPWAVSFSAIGWFGFWSMMVFLGVLTIGFIYEWKKGALEWE